The following are encoded in a window of Bacillus xiapuensis genomic DNA:
- a CDS encoding YitT family protein — translation MTQHAAKTKLIIEYCFIVIGAALVGLSYNLFLLPAKLAAGGVSGISTIMYDLYQFNPAYVQWLINLPLFILGIALLGKDFSLKTLVGTFFVPFTIWLSADIPFKVDNPLLAAIYGGILLGVGLGIVYRGKGSTGGTATIAQLLRKFTGLSSGYSQFIVDGLVVISSAIVFNLELALYAMISIFVTSKVIDFVQLHSSSSKLVLIITDREEQIQSLIKDEIDRGFTKIHSFGGYSNKEKTLILCVMEQQEAIYFKKALQDHQSSSFVVFLNASEILGRGFSLAKFYDGGPHS, via the coding sequence ATGACACAGCATGCGGCTAAAACAAAGCTTATCATTGAATACTGTTTCATTGTGATCGGGGCAGCCTTGGTTGGTTTGTCTTATAATTTGTTTTTGCTTCCGGCCAAGCTGGCTGCTGGAGGAGTTTCAGGCATCAGTACGATTATGTATGATTTGTACCAGTTCAACCCAGCATATGTTCAGTGGCTTATCAACCTTCCCCTCTTTATTCTGGGAATCGCCCTTCTCGGAAAGGATTTCAGCTTAAAAACCTTGGTGGGAACATTCTTTGTGCCCTTTACGATTTGGCTCAGTGCAGATATCCCATTTAAGGTGGATAATCCTTTGCTGGCAGCGATTTATGGAGGCATCCTGCTAGGAGTCGGGCTCGGCATCGTTTATCGCGGGAAAGGTTCAACAGGCGGCACAGCTACCATTGCCCAGCTTCTTAGAAAATTCACTGGACTTTCCAGCGGATACTCGCAATTTATTGTAGATGGTCTTGTCGTGATCAGCTCGGCTATTGTCTTTAATCTTGAGCTCGCCCTATATGCGATGATATCTATTTTCGTAACAAGTAAAGTGATCGACTTTGTTCAATTGCACTCTTCCTCCTCCAAGCTCGTGCTGATTATAACGGATAGAGAAGAGCAAATTCAATCGCTAATCAAGGACGAAATCGATCGCGGCTTTACTAAAATTCATTCCTTCGGCGGCTATTCCAATAAAGAAAAAACGCTGATTCTTTGCGTCATGGAACAGCAGGAAGCCATCTATTTCAAAAAGGCGCTGCAAGATCATCAATCAAGCTCTTTTGTCGTCTTCCTTAATGCATCTGAAATATTGGGGCGGGGGTTTTCACTAGCCAAATTTTACGATGGCGGTCCCCACTCATGA